From the genome of Nymphalis io chromosome 26, ilAglIoxx1.1, whole genome shotgun sequence:
acgcactcatcagatattctaccgtaaaacagcagtagttggtattgttgtgttcctgtttgaagggtgagtgagccagtgtagttacaggcacgagggacataatatcttagttcccaagattggtggcgcattggtgatgtaagcggtggttaacatttcttacaatgtcaatgtctatgggcgttggtgaccacttatcatcaagtggtccatatgctcgttgcctttctaattatataaaaaaataaccttttaaaAAGCCCTCAAATCGAAtgaactcaattttttttaatttacaatttatcacAATGGAaaagccgaaatcggtcaattTTAATACCAAGAAATGTATGAATAAGAACTAAGCTGCTAGATTATTCGGAATAAATTGACCATCTGGTCAGTCATAGCGCTTGACTTACAAAAATCCAGacgtttttaaagtataatgagTTTTTTCGcgtaaaaaaattcaatgcaaaatatattttggctaTTTGTTACTGATTTTTCAAACGGCTATATTCGATATGTCGATCGAtcgatattatttctttaatcgATAATTCATTTTCCTattcatacataatttatatgagattaaatattatgttttaagaCAATATAATAGTTGATTTTCTAAAATTGCGTCTAATATGTAGAATATAGCAATTTTGTGGTTTATTCCACTAAGCTGGTATTGATTGGTACACATGAAGCACAGAATTATTATTCTTCACCACCGAACACAAGATGCAAGCCTGGGTTTGATGGCACATATTGACATTAATGgtaaaatttattcttattcCAGATATTCCACCTCCCAGACGTCGCGTCGTGCAGAAATACGTAAAGATAACGTCTCACCCCCCCGAGACAGTGAGACACATGCCCGGCTCTACTCTAGTGTTAGAATGTGAGGTGATGGGCAATCCTGCTCCAATGTCGAGCTGGATGAAGAATGGCATACCTATATCTGATGTAAGTTAAATTAGAAAACATATAAAATCTAGTTTTGatcaagataaataaataatagcatatatatttaacttatatgaTAATCTAAATTTTTAGTTCGAGGAAGacgtaaatgaaatattttcgcCACCAACATTCAGCATTGCGCGCATGACAACCAAACTCGTGGTGCGTTCGCCGTCCAATGGTGACGTTTTCACTTGTGTCGCTACCGCTGGCCTGAGGGAAACTAGCGCTTCTACTACTGTTATTGTTGAAGGtaagttgttttattatataaataaaatttaaagaaaagacTACAAACcagtaaaaaaaggttttttttttgtattaataataggttgaacaattactaataataacaacaacaaaactTGGTCATTCTTTACTACGTTACTGCGCCACTACTACTACTGTCATACAAATCTTTATCcagaacataaaaatacatttttttatggtaaTAGAACCAGACCAAGAAAACCTGCTTACAATCGTTTTACACAGGCAATTTGGTATATTCGAgttattgctttaattttttcaacATTCActgaaacaattatttaaaatgtgtcAATCTATTGTTCTCCTTTCTATTTTCAGGCGAACAATCCGATCTTCTTTCTCCATTGATTCCAACCAAACCTGTTATCACTGCGTTTTACAACGATATCTTTCAATTAATGGGAACTAGCGCGACACTGCCCTGTCGGGTTTACAGCCCTACCAAGGCCCAAGTGTACTGGATtgacaataacaataaacttatttatggAAATAGCAGAGTTAGGGTAAGTTATACATCAAAGATTGTAACATACAAATAGATAATTTAGATGATCcactagcgccatctagttttatcatatatctttaaaatatattttcttggcAGGTGCTGCCATCCGGCGATTTACATATAAAGGCGATATCGTGGGCCGATATGGGCGGCTACACATGTTCCGCAAAGAACGCATATGGAAAGGATGTGGCTGAGACCTTCCTCTATCCTGTTAAGCCTTAAAcaggttaataaaatattattattatacgggtagtacaaaagttttttattttatttaggaccCAAGGTACTTTGATTTTTGGGGCCCAATTCTGAAGCGGttagagtaaaaatatattatttttatttgggtaGGACCCCTCGGCGGATGGAGACCTTAAGCCCTTACCTTATAAGCCTAGGCATAAATCTGGGGCTGGTCGCGATTAGGAAACAAATagacatacatttatatatgattCTTATAATATAGCCTTTGTCTGTAAACAattcttataaatgtttttatattaaaacaaattgttttgtttcagAACAATTGAATGTCTACGAGCGACCAAATTAGCTACCCGCCGATGATTGTGCGATGTtcctacattatatatttattatgactaacttatttttttagaataaggAATATGTGTTATTACGTCCTCATGAAGAGAAATACTTTGTCAATGGCATTCTGTGTACTTAATACTTAAagcgattattattttataatattatatttttaaataacgactttgttaattaaattatgttacaattcattaaaaatattaaaataattctattatatctgtttaatttttaaagtcgATATTAGGCcattcgttattattataattataattaaattaatattaactcaGCTACCACATAACAGATGGCGCTAGTAGAGCGATAAAATATcatgaaattactaatttttattattgaatgtaagtttaaactttatttcataatatatttaatttattgaaatatattagtattaaaataagtaataggttttatacatacaatatttttttttgtttatattttttttaatttttacacgcataatatatatttgtaataaaatcatttaaaacgttttaaatttaatgtatttttgcttaagtttaacatatttataaatgtcttctgtgattaaatacaaatatatgttttaaatatgtttttcttttacacATCCATCCTATTCCAAGACGTGTATCACTGACCATAGAGTATATACATTAGTATATCTATAATACCTTTTTGATAAACTGGTATTGCTGAcattgtcatttttatatactgGCTAAATACTATTAAGTGCTTAAATAAGATTCCTAACAAGAGGAAAGGAGATCTTTGGCCAGCCTCTCTCCTCAATTAGGACAATCCATAATGATAAgcagatattattaaataatatattataaatatatagatattttattattaatttgttattatatatatattgtcgtcGTAGGATACACGATTGGACCGAAGTTCCTTTCAAGATATATTACTGGTATTTACATACCAAAAGTAGAAGAcacaataaagtaaattaagaatatctgaaagtaaataaactaaaaatacaaaatatatacatagatatacttGGTGATGGTGATaaagcaaatgggccatctgatagtaaatggtcTTCACgacctatatacatatacacgtaGGAAatataactattccttacatcgccaatgcgccaccaaccttgggaactaaaatattatgttccttttgcctgtagttacacttctTCACTTCTCTTTCTTTTacttaacttaataattttttttaatttgtatgtaatcTATAGAACtacgactgcctcgttgctctagtggctagatataacgCCGCAGACCATGAGACCATAgtttcaaatcccaggttgagccaataaaaagttattgagtttttctttcgaagaatctcaatagcagcccgaaAGACCGGAAGCTGGAAATGTGTACACgtccgtgccttggaaagcatgtaaagccgttggtcctgcacctgaactcttaccggtcgtgtcggattgccgtcccatcggattatgagagttagggaatagagagtgcacctgtgtttgcgcacacacttgtgcactataatatctcctgcgtatttggctaatctcccttgggattggccgccgtggccgaaatcggtctggaggacattattattattattatcaatataatcatcaaaatattttcgtaatatgtttaaataaatcccTAACCTTGGCTTTCATGATCTAAGTGTACCCTCAAATGCCACAGCGAATGCTTCGTCCATATCTCCACACCTTACGATGGAATGTAAGCAATTCGTCGCCGTGACTCCCACCATTGATGCAGGAAATCTtcgatctttaaaaaaaatacttaatattataaagagtaaagtaattttataaaggggattatatattttaatttagatcacTTATATgatcaaccgatcatcatggaGTTTTACATATACGTTTTCAGGGGTACTGAAAAGTCGCATGATACGCGAAGTCGCATGCCGaaactagttatttataaataagttactggtggtagggctttgttcaagctcgtctgggtaggtaccacccacttatcagatattctaccgcaaaattgccagtgtcattacaggcacaaggaacataacatcttaattcctaaggttggtggcgcattggcgatttaagcgacggttaacatttcttacaatgccaacgtctctgggcgttgaaaaataaaaaaaaacatatattttgttcaattttatcGTCATACTGTAATCATTGCCATTTACAATTTGGCAATTTGACGATCAGGTTTTCTTATATTACTAGCATGTAATGTCATGCCATGTGTTACATAAACTCGTTAAAAAATGCATGAAgcgtgaaataatttttttcagtaCCAATAGATAGCTTGAATTAATATCTATGACAGTCAATTCAG
Proteins encoded in this window:
- the LOC126778561 gene encoding neural/ectodermal development factor IMP-L2-like codes for the protein MFSLVSLLVVAALVSLHSVHTYAQIERKLEMDNNLLPNDIPPPRRRVVQKYVKITSHPPETVRHMPGSTLVLECEVMGNPAPMSSWMKNGIPISDFEEDVNEIFSPPTFSIARMTTKLVVRSPSNGDVFTCVATAGLRETSASTTVIVEGEQSDLLSPLIPTKPVITAFYNDIFQLMGTSATLPCRVYSPTKAQVYWIDNNNKLIYGNSRVRVLPSGDLHIKAISWADMGGYTCSAKNAYGKDVAETFLYPVKP